Proteins encoded together in one Microplitis mediator isolate UGA2020A chromosome 7, iyMicMedi2.1, whole genome shotgun sequence window:
- the LOC130672312 gene encoding agrin-like isoform X10, which translates to MCRWLDMSYKPRHPVIEGKDQSFISNNAEPCEKTYCAWGAVCIVSDTGRAICQCPTNCPKTHEPVCGTDDITYVNQCQLRQTSCRDRRNTRVKHQGVCEIKDPCRNLNCSLGSQCVRSRDGTEAKCECLKSCPNLGDHEGSGPVCGTDGVDYPNVCELNRLACTNNVNVTVAFRGKCDPCSAVECSEPEVCQLDASRQPACHCGEQCGLEFSPVCGSNGKTYSNECSLRQESCRSRLPLRKIYTGVCSSGINPCDGAKCSEVEQCAIDRYGITKCECGPECEPVMKPVCARGGITYKSLCELKRHACLTKSNIEVAYTGTCGSQGACSEKICQWGAICAENGDTAICECPTCTVEFNPVCGDDGISYGNECKLRLEACQHHREIKVLYQGLCNGCENKKCEHYGKCESDSSGEARCVCPTNCGDLEKNSSSARKVCGSDGITYANECTLKKTSCLTQTNLSVAFEGDCKLCTNVECANGARCSAGECICPESCPEPKDEPVCGTDAKTYPSECELQRAACDRDKAKLAALHVAFHGECGEKFAVAALTTMSTPSVTRLSTAVTEVTSAQEMCKDIHCDFEATCELGPDRFPRCSCKFDCASIRQENMIPVCGSDLKIYSSICAMKMEACQRQQELRLRPLDLCQGMEVKPCNGDTPLTDDEGKEYDCGSGVNRRDCPSNSYCHQTPRFARCCKKNEGIQVVECMDSWHGCCPDGKTAALGPDNAGCPSLCNCNKLGSSSDTCNPETGQCDCKPGVGGLKCDRCMPGYWGLPKISEGHQGCIPCGCSLFGSVREDCEQMTGRCVCKPEIQGQKCTICTDHNKILTPSGCYAVDASPIIATNCNELECYSGGHCSEIGSLHCECPSVCPEDLPAVPVCGSDGQTYDNECELRLYACRHQADVVTQAFGHCRDYPTVNTDFPVKRFTAVQYTQPAAAISPLSKSTRHLLGPEPDQRYYYTHRAQQETITIDRDNFKHGVAAASRPTPATIRVVTTLLGDLCTNDRDCTIPNSECYNGRCICSNGFSETSDRQECFANYMSVTPSEELGACVSNPCHSSATCIDLPSSTFVCICNLNYTGLLCDEEINKREYDIPSFDGKSYVRMNRLKAYHKFSIEVEFKTYADNGIILYNQQKNDGSGDFVSLAIVDGYVQFRYNLGNGPVILTSPERVTMKNFHRISAKRYHKDGVLIYNDGEDIAGQSQGMLKSLDLNQDTFIGNIPTNYTRVYDNIGTSHGFLGCIRKLKINRFTVDLHIGKDKDVLETYRVKQCRDNACANLPCKNGATCQPIFEEDLCNNRECKSNTKRSNKTKKKRNYNEGIKFVKCKGSHCNDLKSKQKSKRSKKYSKKRCASVDCNYDYDLDYDASYEHDNYAVTTYEPPTYKCICPPQFTGPNCEESLDPCLGEPCQNGATCDILPQGGYVCKCPPGRTGDHCEILDAELTEFLIPQFNGDGFLELSCLEGVSKAFSIELWFLTRATDGLLLYNGQLNNGRGDFISLNLANGKLEFKFNLGSGIANITSPDSVSLNTWHCVRISRLGREGLLQLDEGTIARGFSGSPLTELNLEMPLYIGGVKHWREIHRLESAWTGLTGAIQRLMVNGKTYQNLAVNFTQHNTEVYDGLPCPADGNPCHNGGVCLPLLNSYLCKCASSYSGLHCEFFMGYDVSGGEIAERPVRFDGDNYLQFKHRYGRSSNNTLTTNTSLLEYYDDSYSDYEFEEDNDFEYENYDYTEYKGQQSNKFELSLRTVNPDGMIAWIGRGKIENLVLSLQDGYVVFTYKGKKDEISIKSRKKVNDGIFHHIKAARRRKATVIQVDDEIPIKVATEISLLTTNGKLFVGGKPGHKGIKGCVTDFIVDKRRLPLARRKIEFCHDNDV; encoded by the exons ATCCTTGTAGTGCTGTCGAGTGCTCGGAACCAGAGGTCTGTCAACTGGACGCTTCACGACAGCCGGCCTGTCACTGCGGCGAACAATGTGGTCTTGAATTCTCACCGGTCTGTGGTAGCAATGGCAAGACTTACTCTAATGAATGCAGCCTAAGACAGGAATCTTGCAGATCTAGATTACCCCTGAGAAAGATCTACACTGGTGTATGCAGTTCTG GTATCAATCCATGCGATGGTGCCAAATGTAGTGAAGTCGAGCAATGTGCAATCGACCGTTATGGCATCACGAAATGTGAATGCGGGCCAGAATGTGAGCCAGTAATGAAGCCAGTCTGCGCCAGAGGCGGTATTACATACAAATCTCTCTGTGAGCTCAAAAGGCATGCTTGCCTAACTAAGAGTAACATTGAGGTCGCATATACGGGTACCTGCGGATCTCAAGGAGCATGTTCTGAAAAG ATTTGTCAGTGGGGAGCAATATGTGCGGAAAATGGGGATACTGCTATCTGTGAGTGTCCTACTTGTACAGTAGAATTCAATCCCGTGTGTGGCGACGATGGAATCAGCTATGGGAACGAATGTAAACTCAGATTGGAGGCTTGTCAACATCATAGAGAGATCAAAGTACTTTATCAGGGTCTCTGCA aTGGCTGTGAGAATAAGAAGTGTGAGCATTATGGAAAATGCGAAAGCGACAGCTCCGGTGAAGCCAGATGTGTCTGTCCGACCAACTGTGGGGATTTG GAGAAAAACAGCAGTTCTGCTCGTAAAGTATGTGGAAGTGATGGAATAACTTATGCCAACGAATgtactttgaaaaaaacttcatGCTTAACTCAAACTAACCTGAGTGTAGCATTTGAGGGGGACTGCA aGTTATGTACAAATGTCGAGTGTGCAAATGGAGCTCGTTGTTCAGCTGGCGAATGTATTTGCCCGGAAAGTTGTCCAGAACCAAAAGACGAGCCTGTATGTGGTACAGACGCAAAGACTTATCCCTCTGAGTGTGAACTACAACGTGCTGCATGTGACCGAGATAAAGCGAAACTTGCTGCTTTACACGTCGCTTTTCATGGTGAATGTGGCGAGAAGTTTGCTGTCGCTGCTCTAA CAACAATGTCTACACCTTCAGTAACTCGGCTGTCAACTGCAGTTACGGAAGTAACTAGCGCTCAAGAGATGTGCAAAGATATACATTGCGATTTTGAAGCAACTTGTGAACTTGGACCTGACAGGTTTCCTCGGTGCAGTTGCAAGTTCGATTGTGCCTCAATACGACAAGAAAATATGATACCCGTTTGTGGTAgtgatcttaaaatttattcctcTATTTGTGCGATGAAGATGGAAGCCTGTCAACGCCAACAAGAGTTACGATTACGACCGCTAGACCTTTGTCAAG GCATGGAAGTTAAGCCGTGCAATGGTGACACACCCTTGACAGATGACGAAGGTAAAGAATACGACTGTGGAAGTGGCGTTAATCGACGAGATTGTCCAAGCAATAGTTACTGTCATCAAACCCCACGATTTGCGCGCTGctgtaaaaaaa atGAAGGTATTCAAGTTGTCGAATGTATGGATTCATGGCACGGATGCTGTCCCGACGGTAAAACCGCCGCTCTTGGTCCTGACAATGCTGGCTGCCCTAGTTTGTGTAATTGCAACAAATTGGGCAGTAGCTCGGACACTTGCAACCCTGAAACTGGTCAGTGTGATTGCAAGCCCGGTGTAGGCGGTCTTAAGTGTGACCGTTGTATGCCAGGATATTGGGGTTTACCGAAAATTAGCGAAGGACATCAAGGATGTATTC CTTGTGGCTGTTCACTTTTTGGCTCAGTCAGGGAAGATTGCGAGCAAATGACCGGACGTTGCGTTTGCAAGCCCGAAATTCAGGGACAAAAATGTACTATTTGTACAgatcataataaaatactcaCACCTTCGGGCTGTTATGCAg TGGACGCAAGCCCAATAATAGCAACAAATTGTAACGAACTTGAATGTTATTCTGGCGGACATTGTTCTGAAATTGGTAGCCTTCATTGCGAATGTCCGTCAGTATGCCCAGAAGATTTACCAGCCGTACCAGTTTGCGGAAGTGATGGACAAACATATGACAATGAATGTGAATTGCGTCTATATGCCTGTCGTCATCAAGCAGACGTTGTGACTCAAGCCTTCGGGCACTGCAGAG attATCCGACGGTGAACACGGATTTCCCAGTTAAAAGATTTACAGCTGTCCAATACACTCAACCAGCAGCAGCTATTTCACCATTGTCAAAGTCAACCAGGCATCTTCTTGGTCCAGAGCCAGACCAACGTTATTATTACACTCATCGTGCTCAACAAGAAACCATTACCATTGACCgtgataattttaaacatg gagTAGCCGCTGCATCAAGACCTACCCCAGCAACTATTCGAGTTGTAACGACACTTCTGGGAGATCTCTGTACAAATGATAGGGACTGTACAATTCCGAATAGTGAATGTTATAATGGACGATGTATTTGCTCGAATGGATTTTCTGAGACAAGCGATCGACAAGAATGTTTTG CAAATTACATGTCGGTAACGCCTTCTGAAGAACTTGGCGCTTGTGTTTCCAATCCATGTCACTCATCAGCAACTTGCATTGATTTGCCAAGTTCAACATTTGTTTgcatttgtaatttaaattacacggGTTTACTAtgtgatgaagaaataaataaacgagAATATGATATACCTTCTTTCGATGGTAAAAGTTATGTGAGAATGAATAGACTAAAAGCATATCATAAATTTAGTATTGAAGTTGAGTTTAAAACTTATGCTGACAACGGAATAATTCTATACAACCAACAGAAGAATGATGGTAGTGGAGATTTTGTTTCACTTGCTATTGTTGACGG aTACGTACAATTTCGTTACAACCTTGGAAATGGGCCAGTAATACTAACATCACCAGAGAGAGTTACTATGAAAAACTTTCATCGTATATCAGCTAAAAGATATCACAAAGACGgtgttttaatttataacgacGGTGAAGATATTGCCGGTCAAAGCCAAGGAATGCTTAAATCATTAGATCTCAATCAAGATACATTTATTGGCAACATACCAACAAATTACACTAGAGTATACGACAACATTGGGACCAGTCACGGGTTTTTGGGTTGCATTCGTAAGCTGAAGATCAATAGATTTACAGTTGATCTTCATATCGGGAAAGACAAAGATGTTTTAGAGACATATCGTGTTAAGCAGTGTCGTGATAATGCATGCGCTAATTTGCCTTGTAAAAATGGTGCTACTTGTCAGCCAATATTCGAAGAAGATCTTTGCAATAATAGAGAATGCAAATCAAATACAAAACGAAGtaataaaacaaagaaaaagagAAATTATAATGAAggaattaaatttgttaaatgcAAAGGCTCTCATTGCAACGATTTAAAATCGAAACAAAAATCGAAaagatcgaaaaaatattcgaaaaaacgCTGCGCTTCTGTGGATTGTAATTATGATTACGATTTAGATTATGACGCTTCTTATGAACATGATAATTATGCAGTGACAACTTATGAACCACCAACGTATAAATGTATTTGCCCTCCACAATTTACTGGGCCTAATTGTGAAGAATCATTAGATCCTTGTCTAGGCGAACCCTGTCAAAATGGGGCTACTTGTGATATTCTTCCACAAGGCGGATATGTTTGTAAATGTCCGCCAGGAAGAACGGGAGATCATTGTGAAATATTAGATGCCGAATtgactgaatttttaattcctcAGTTTAATGGTGATGGGTTCCTTGAACTTTCATGTCTTGAGGGAGTCTCAAAAGCATTTTCAATTGAACTATGGTTTCTTACACGAGCTACAGATGGTCTACTACTTTACAATGGGCAACTTAACAATGGCCGTGGAGATTTTATTAGTCTTAACTTAGCTAATGGCAAATtggagtttaaatttaatttaggcAGTGGTATAGCTAATATTACATCTCCTGATTCCGTGAGTCTTAATACTTGGCATTGTGTTAGAATCAGTAGACTTGGTAGAGAAGGACTTCTGCAGTTAGATGAAGGCACTATTGCACGAGGCTTTTCCGGTAGTCCTCTCACTGAATTGAATTTAGAGATGCCTCTTTATATCGGTGGCGTTAA acaTTGGCGAGAAATTCATCGTCTTGAGAGTGCATGGACTGGACTCACAGGCGCAATACAAAGATTAATGGTCAATGGTAAGACATACCAGAATCTAGCAGTTAATTTCACTCAACACAATACTGAAGTATATGATGGGTTGCCGTGTCCCGCTGATGGCAATCCTTGTCACAATGGTGGAGTCTGTTTGCCACTATTAAATAGTTACCTTTGTAAATGTGCAAGCAGTTACAGTGGTCTCCATTGTGAATTTT tcATGGGATACGATGTGTCTGGTGGAGAAATAGCTGAACGACCAGTAAGATTTGACGGTGACAATTACCTGCAGTTTAAACATCGTTATGGCAGAAG CTCTAACAATACTTTAACTACTAACACATCTCTTCTGGAATATTATGATGATTCTTATTCCGACTATGAGTTCGAAGAGGATAATGATTttgaatatgaaaattatgacTACACTGA aTACAAAGGACagcaatcaaataaatttgaattgagCCTACGAACCGTTAATCCGGATGGAATGATAGCATGGATTGGACGAGGAAAAATAGAAAACCTTGTATTATCTCTGCAGGATGGATACGTTGTCTTCACGTACAAAGGAAAAAAAGATGAAATATCTATAAAAAGTCGA aaaaaagttAACGATGGTATTTTTCATCACATCAAAGCTGCTCGTCGAAGAAAGGCAACGGTAATCCAGGTTGATGACGAAATTCCCATAAAAGTTGCCACGGAAATATCTCTTCTAACAACCAATGGGAAATTATTTGTTGGCGGGAAGCCTGGTCATAAAGGAATCAAGGGTTGCGTGACTGACTTTATCGTCGATAAAAGAAGACTGCCTTTGGCAAGACGGAAGATTGAATTTTGCCACGATAATGACGTATGA